The Setaria viridis chromosome 6, Setaria_viridis_v4.0, whole genome shotgun sequence genome contains a region encoding:
- the LOC117861509 gene encoding lysine histidine transporter 1: protein MGTQAPESYSPAKDGKTAQEKAIEDWLPINGSRNAKWWYSAFHNVTAMVGAGVLGLPYAMSELGWGPGIAVMILSWIITLYTLWQMVEMHEMVPGKRFDRYHELGQHVFGEKLGLWIVVPQQLVVEVSLNIIYMVTGGQSLKKFHDVICDGKCKDIKLSYFIMIFASVHFVLSQLPNFNSISAVSLAAAIMSISYSTIAWGASLDKGREANVDYGLRATTTPGKVFGILGGLGDVAFAYSGHNVVLEIQATIPSTPEKPSKHAMWKGALVAYIIVAMCYFPVTFVGYWAFGNSVDDNILITLNKPKWLIAAANMFVVVHVIGSYQVYAMPVFDMMESVLVKKLRFAPSLRLRLVSRTFYVAFTMFIGISFPFFGGLLSFFGGLAFAPTTYFLPCIMWLAVYKPKRFGLSWFTNWICIVIGVLLLVLSPIGGLRQIILTAKTYKFYQ, encoded by the exons ATGGGGACCCAAGCACCAGAGAGCTATTCTCCTGCGAAG GATGGCAAGACCGCACAGGAGAAGGCGATCGAGGACTGGCTTCCTATCAACGGGTCCAGGAACGCCAAGTGGTGGTACTCCGCCTTCCACAATGTCACCGCCatggtcggcgccggcgtcctcggCCTCCCCTACGCCATGTCCGAGCTCGGCTG GGGCCCTGGCATCGCTGTGATGATCTTGTCATGGATCATCACGCTGTACACGCTGTGGCAGATGGTGGAGATGCACGAGATGGTGCCAGGGAAGCGGTTCGACCGGTACCACGAGCTCGGGCAGCACGTCTTCGGCGAGAAGCTGGGCCTCTGGATCGTCGTGCCGCAgcagctggtggtggaggtgagcctcaacatcatctacATGGTCACCGGCGGCCAGTCCCTCAAGAAGTTCCACGACGTCATCTGCGACGGCAAGTGCAAGGACATCAAGCTCTCCTACTTCATCATGATCTTTGCCTCCGTCCACTTCGTCCTCTCCCAGCTCCCCAACTTCAACTCCATCTCCGCCGTCTCCCTCGCTGCTGCCATCATGTCAATCAG TTACTCGACTATTGCGTGGGGAGCATCCTTGGACAAGGGGAGGGAGGCGAACGTGGACTATGGCCTGCGCGCGACTACGACACCAGGGAAGGTGTTCGGCATCCTAGGCGGTCTAGGTGATGTGGCATTTGCATATTCAGGGCACAACGTGGTGCTGGAGATTCAGGCTACCATCCCTTCGACACCGGAGAAGCCATCTAAGCATGCCATGTGGAAGGGCGCGCTCGTTGCCTACATAATTGTAGCAATGTGCTACTTCCCTGTCACATTCGTTGGGTACTGGGCCTTCGGCAACAGTGTCGACGACAACATCCTCATCACACTTAACAAGCCTAAGTGGCTCATTGCCGCCGCTAACATGTTTGTTGTTGTCCATGTCATTGGCAGTTACCAG GTTTACGCAATGCCGGTATTCGACATGATGGAGTCAGTGCTGGTGAAAAAGCTGCGGTTCGCTCCAAGCCTAAGACTTCGTCTTGTTTCACGCACTTTCTATGTTG CGTTCACAATGTTCATTGGTATCAGCTTCCCCTTCTTTGGTGGATTGCTCAGTTTCTTTGGTGGATTAGCCTTCGCACCGACAACTTATTTT CTTCCCTGCATCATGTGGCTCGCAGTCTACAAGCCCAAAAGATTCGGCCTCTCATGGTTCACCAACTGG ATCTGCATTGTCATTggagtgctgctgctggtgttgTCGCCGATTGGAGGGCTCCGGCAGATCATTTTGACAGCCAAGACATACAAATTCTACCAGTAA
- the LOC117860612 gene encoding protein phosphatase inhibitor 2, whose translation MSSGRVKWNEDNLYEIESNKPVRQKITEPKTPYHPMIDDDGSLSPTRAFDKCLDETVQAEAILMALNGVASSSNSSSKDDGWASSDDETDAVEQEDDPEADTSRLSFKEHRRAHYDEYRKVKELMRTGSLVEDEADENSRVDNSSEGKSVGKGAAVEDRKPSEQI comes from the exons ATGAG CTCTGGCCGTGTGAAGTGGAATGAGGACAATTTGTATGAGATTGAGTCAAACAAACCAGTGAGGCAGAAGATAACAGAGCCAAAGACGCCTTATCACCCTATGATAGATGATGACG GGTCCCTATCGCCAACACGTGCTTTTGACAAATGTCTCGATGAGACTGTCCAGGCTGAAGCTATATTGATGGCCTTAAATGGCGTGGCTTCTTCAAGCAATAGCAGTTCAAAGGATGATGGTTGGGCATCCTCAGATGATGAGACAGATGCTGTGGAACAAGAGGATG ACCCAGAAGCTGACACATCAAGATTGAGTTTCAAGGAGCATCGCCGTGCACACTACGATGAGTACCGCAAAGTTAAGGAACTGATGCGCACTGGTTCCCTTGTTGAGGATGAGGCCGATGAGAATAGCAGGGTTGATAACAGCAGCGAAGGCAAGAGTGTGGGAAAAGGTGCAGCAGTCGAGGACAGGAAACCTTCAGAGCAAATATGA